One Sparus aurata chromosome 23, fSpaAur1.1, whole genome shotgun sequence genomic window, gggggggagaggggagaggggagaggccAAAGTTTAACCAGTTCACAAGTTAAGACATGACATTAACAATTACTGGTTACTGTTACACTGGAGTCACTACTGTTTCTCAGagtttgttatttgttttgtttttaatgatgcaAAAATCGGGTGTTATTTAGACTTTTGCTCCTCATCATATCCAACTGGGTAACTTTATTGTTAAAGACCTGCTTTTATCATCTATAAGAAGTctggtaataataaaaaaatgtttaaggaACATTAACATGTTGTCATGAGCAGATATAGGGGTAACATTCTATGATAACCACCATTAAtaaaaaatgctaaatttaTAATTTATTAAGTAATagttaacatttttttaatttttaacaaacaataacatttattaagcaattggaaaggtttataaacattaGTTACATCTCTTATAGATGAGccacacagtatttattaactttttttaaaatatcagtTGGAACTTTACAATATAGAATTGATAAATTCCTGAAAATcctcaaacatttttaaatcctAAAACGGATTATCCCCATCCAGCCCAAAGTAAATCCAAAGCTGCTGTTGAAGCTCTCTAAGTTCATCTGTCATTGATCTATAGGActttgaacacactgaattatttattatCTTTCTCGCCAGAATCTTTTTCAGGCCTGTGGACGACCTGTTGCTGCCCCtattagctggaaaacacaaaggGTCCACATCATATAGTCTGACACGGTCCAATTTAAtaacaatatcactgaaaatgaTACACTTAAGACTTGCTTttctgaagaaatattcaggtgcttggcaaaaaaaacccaaactgttTTGACCTGAGAGTAACAGGAGCACCAAACTCTCAGGTCTTCATTTACTTATTTgtatgtaactgtaactgtgtgGATAAAGTCAAAAACAAGTTATTAGGTGAAAAAAGAGCCCATGGAAAGAGCAAATTGCATAAAATGTAATGAACCTGCATAATTCCCAAACTTAAACTTGGATTCAAATGTATCGTAATTTTGGAGACTGTATATGTGCCATACAGAGAAATATTTCTAATATTGTGTGTAAATGCTCCTGTACGTATCTGTGGTTTAATCCATGTACTCTTAAAGGAATAAATCAGATGCTGGCTGTGAGTCGACCTGTTGAAAGAGTCAGTCTGGTATCTGCTTCATTAAGAGTCAGCCTTTTATTTGATAATAATCAGCGGATGAAAACGTTATGACATAATACAGATAATTACAAGGCTTAAAATAATACCACGCCACTAATGAAAACTATAAGGCATGCAACAAGTTTGCATAGGGCTGGAATGGCATCGTACAGTACTAACAAGGTGCTGCCAGTGAGCTTATCCTTCACCATTTTCCCTTTTCATGATCAGCGGCCGAGGGGGCGCACAGAAATCTGTGTTCTATCGCTGAAAGAACACAGCGAGCGACAAGCACAGATGAGTACAATTATTAaataatttgtgaaaaaaatagaaGAGCAGCATCAaaaaggaggggggagaggagaaaaagatggCAGTACTCTTCTGCAGAGACGTGGAAACAAGCGACAAGCTGAgacaacacacagaaagacaaaagagCACAGAGAGTATGACAATGGTTTTCACTTCTTGAATGGTAACATTCATGggtacatttaaagaaaaaagcttCAACGGCGCCCCCTGCCTCTGACAAAGAGTAACAACTCTCTTCACCAAATTGTCTTCATTCCTTCTCATTGGATCCTTTACAGTACAtgtatgttttttcatttacaaacatCTTCCATTCAATTGTTGGTTAACTGTCAGTCCAGTCAGATTCAGGGATACGTGGGACCGGATGCTGAACTACATGAAGCAGCCTCTGCCTGCGACTGGGCGAGGAGGCGCTGTGTCTCGCTGGTCTGCGAGTCTGGGCTGTCCTCTTCAGAGCTGGACGGGATGTAGAGACCCAGGACCTGCTGCACCTTGATGGGAAGCTCCTggaaggggaagaggaagagaagagaagtctTTCCTCCGCCTGGCAGCCTGATTTTCATCTACGTTTGCCGCCAACTGTGTTTTCAGTTTGGTTTAAATTACAGCCACATTTGATATACTCCTACAAAGTTACGCCCCTTTAAACCTCGCTAATTTTTTCCAGACTTTGTGCCTGAAATACGGAGgatccatttttttaaaacactagcGAGGCACAGGTATAAACAAACTCTGAAAGGCTGCTGACAGATAtcagaaattaaaattaatGGAGTGTAAGGAGGACTTTTCAAAGCTGGAATCAAACATTTCATTCACTTCTGTCACTCAATTCATCACAAAATGTGATGAATCGAGTGAATTAGGACACACCAACGAAAATCTAATGAAATAGACATGTTGATTGATTGTCATTACAAATAAGGATAAGTAAAAGAACgtaaaaagaaatgtctgtctttctttaccTTGCACTGAATGAGCTGTTGGTAGATGGCCTCTGCTCCTCGCAGAACACTCTGCAGGTCCAACTTCATCGTCAGCTCATTGATGTGCTGAAGGGAATTCACAGAAGAGGTTAACAGATGAAAACGTGcatatttatatacaaataCATATGTAGTTATATGTAGTGCACACCTTCAGAATAGTGTTAAAGTCATGGTCGGAGCCAATCAGCTCTCCTCTTTGGGACTGAAGGATGGAACAGGCGATCAGCAGGTGGAAGTTGTCACATGGAAGACGAGTCCAGAGGacctgaggaagaaaaaaggatgTTACAAATCAAGACTTCTTGTAAACTCGGTCTTGCCAAATCAGACACACTTTACAGTATGTTGCAGTGAAGCTTCAATGTCGTCAAACAAGTCAATAATCGTCAAACCCTAACATGAAGTTTAAAACCTTCGTAACGTAAAGGAGTGAAGCGAGCCTTGTCAAATTCACTGTATTTCAGCTCCTTTAGCTttataaaaacatcagtttcGATATACAAACTCTAAATGCAGCTGTTGCGCACTCACCTCCCACAAGATGAGGATGTCCTCGAAGGAAAACTCTCTCTTGAACCAGATGAGCAGCCAGCGGAAACAGAAGCAAAGAGAGCCGCTGTCCTGAGAGTCTGATggaccaaaagaaaaaaagaagaaggatgagCTCCTTTCTAATATTGAAAGTTTAGTCTCAAGTTTTTGAAGACAGAACTTGCGAAATTAAACACAGCTTATTCTTCTTTTGTACTCCGGAAATTCATGAATTTCAGTAAATCTCACTTCCTTTTTAATGCTTTCATGCATTACAACATGGTGTTGATAGATTTTCGTTCCTCTATCCTTAAAGCCTCTGCTACCAACTTCACCTCAGATTTAATTTTATTCTAATCCAGTCACGCTAGTTGAGTATTAGCTGACTAACCAAGGAAGTCACACAGCTCGGGGTCCAGAGCCTTCAGCAGGATACTGAGCTGAATGAGCTGATGCTTCATGGCCTCCTGAGACTCCTCAAAATTCTGGTGCTGCGGAGGAAGAAAGTAAAGACTTATTAAGTCACTCGGTAAATTCAAGTTCACGTCTTTCTTCATGGAAATGGACTCTTATCTGaacacattaaatatattcACTGTTGTTTACATACATAATATAACATCCAAACTTCTACAGATTTAATAGTATTTGCTGTCTGCTTTCACTCAAATCAAAACTGCTGATAAGGCGTAAGGTCACCACTCGGGGAATGGACTAAACAGGAACAAAAGAGTCAAACTTGCTGTTTTGTCTGTGTTGCTGCTGACCAGTTGATCGCGTCCACAGTGACACGGCTGTAGATGCCACTGATGAGACCAGACAAAACTAAATTTGTTTACGACTGAAATCCAATAGAGAGATATTTCTACTAACCAGCAGCTCCATGAAGCCTGTCAGACACCAGAAGGACTCCACCTCGTTCTGAGTGACGAACAGGATAGGGGAGAGGAGATCACTCATCCCCTGGACGTAACCTGGATGGAGGGAGACAGTGTCAGGGTGACATGGATATATCTGCAAACTCAGATCCCCTAAAAGATGTCTTCATGATCTAAAAGTCACTTGTAATCCACAGAAAATCTTTATCTTAATATtttcagggggggggggggattattAATGTAATCAAGCACTCAATAAACACTGCATCTCTGTTTGCCAACAATTCAGAAATCCTCACCAAGATCAAAGTTGTACATGCAGTATGTCATCAGCACATCATGAAGCAGAGTCAGGCCCGGATTGTCGTTCCCAGAGAAGAACGTATTGTGTCTGTCCGTCCTGCTgacatctctctctgtcacaacacaacaaacacagttcAGCTTCAACGTGTATGGCAGCTCGCACAGACAATTCACTGAAAGGATGAAAAGTTCTTCTGTCCTTTTTTAGGAAGGACTTTTGTGCTGACCTATCAAGCTTCTGTATCCTCTGAGGAGGGAGTTCCTCATCTCCTGCTCTTCACTGACCGACTTCCACTGCACCTTCATCCTGAAGTACTCGtccctgcagacagagagaagctTTAAAGGGGCTAAATCCCTCGAAGGAAAGGACATTTTTGGATAtttgcttatttgctttcttgccgaGACTAAGATGAGAGGCACCACTCTCATGTCCGTGAGACTGCAAACGGGGCCTGGTTCAGTGGGAATGCAACAAAATCCACCAGACAAAAGCTCACGGATAAACACATTCCATCTAATTTGTTTGTTGGAGTCTCTGCCAGTTGTGGTGACAACAAGACTAATGGAAGCCAAGCTAACTGGCTGATGGTGGTAGATTCATTTTTACCACACAGATACAAGAGCGGCAGCAAACTTtaagcaagaaaacaaataaacatattccccaaaatgtccaaatattCCTTTAACCATCCAAGAGAGTTAGAAGGAGATGCTGGGTTACAGAAACACTAACGTTTTGACCCGCAGGATGTCCTCTCTTTCCTTGGCAGTGCTGTTCCATGGATAAAAGCCCAGCAAGAACTTCCATACCTCCTTTCTGAGGGGCGGTGTGACACCCTGTAATGGACAAGAAGGGTATGAAAACATGTAGTTGATTGAAGGTTAAACAGACATACTGTCACTGTATCTACTTTCTTACCCCTTTGAACACCAGCTCTTTGACCTTCTCTGGGTTCTTCACTCGCCCCTCTGGGTCCAGAAACTCCTCCCATTTGTCCAGGGGTTGTCCCCTGGTTACGTCTGGTCTTGGACCGAGCTCCACCCCCTTAATGGTGAGACAGACGCAAACATTAACAACTGATTCTCCTAACATTGCATTAGACACAACTGTTTgctttaaattgtttttcttctcttacaCAGGTGATGAGTTCAAAGCCGGGCTCTTCATCAGACTGGGGCGGCAAACTGGGATCCTGAGCCGTACGCGAGTAGACTTGGGAATCTGGAGGTCGAAGTGCCGCCCTGAAGAAATTGGTGACTTTGGAGAACCCGCCAAATGTGGTGGCATATGGGTCATGGATAAATCTCTGTTCAGGCAAAAAGAAAACCCAACCATGAAGATGTTTTCTACTTCAAGGAAGAACTGCAATGTTGATAGAGTTTCAGTCATGTATGTGCTTCATTATTGAGCGACTGGAGTGTGACTTTGATCAGTGTGTCAAAGGTATTAAGCAACAAGCTGATAATAAAGATGTCCTGATCAATATGAGCTCTAATGAGACCAACACACGATGAAGTGAAACTCTGTTTCAGTTacaaaaatagatttaaaaaaaatcaaaacaaattacCATCACAAGATCTGAGCCTCCTTCATCCAGGAGCTGCAGTTTATCgaaggactgagagagagcCCCTGAGTCGCAAGGGTAGGCGAGGAAGAGCCGCCCATCAACCGGTGACCTGACAATAAACAACAGAGGTCAGgtgatgttttcctcaaccCTTGTGACAGACAAGGCCtctgcctgaaactgtctcttCTTACAGAAACAACAAGACAGAAACTGCTGCAAGAGTTAGGATGGCGGTGCTTACTGGTCCAGGATGATGTAACGCTGCAGGGCTCTGAACAGCTCCCTGGTCCCTCCTCTGTGGAAGTGCAGAGGAGGCAGCGGGTGGCCTCCTCTACTCGTCAGCACCAGGAAGTTTCGGCCCAAGGAGAAGCGAGCCCTCCGGAGAGAGTAGAGCtctgagagaggcagagagaacgACCACTGACCTGCAGGAGACACAGACGACACTAAGCGTCACATTTTCCTGATGTAAACATTTACACAAAGTGACAGAAGTGCAAACTGCACCTGAATCTCTGACTGGGACATGTTCTCGATCTTTCTTCACTGTGCTGATAACTGCCCAATCTGGCTCATAACCAGGGTCGAAGTGGGTGTCCTCTTCCCCTCCTTCTCCATCCTAATTATCAAGACGTGGGTTGAATTATATTTCAGAAATATGCAAATTGTCTTCCTCTTCATGAGTAGCTAACAGACGATTACTCACCTTTTTGGTATAGAGCACAGCAGGGGCGCTGCGACCCTCATCTTCAAGGGGGCTCCACTCTAAAGCCGGCACCCCAGCCTAAAACAGAAATGTGGTTAATAATATCatcaacaatgtgttttttaaaaaaaactgaactgcTTCGACTCACACAGATTCACTTACCCGCTCCACAACCCGGATGAACCCCGGGATGGTTGTGTCCTGGTTACTTCTTTTGGCATTTGTGTGGAGGTACACCCCCTCCTTCTCAAATATCAGCTGTGTAGAAAGAAAACCAATGCAAATTTAAATGTGAGGTGAAACAAAGAGATGGTTCAATTCAGGTTAAGCCAGATTCCTTTCTTGGGAACATGCTTTGGTATATGTAAGGATAATTGTAAGGACAGAAACCGTGGTTATTTTCATTTGACAATTGATAAATTAGTTGTTTGAATGAATCTATcctttattacttttttatttactcaGTACCATTTTACTCCTCTTAATCTTTTTACATTGTCTCCTTGTCATCATATATTGATTGTatgtcttttttgtgtttctacTTTTTCTGTTCTGCCATCGTTTTACTCACCAGACGTAGCTTCCTTGTGTTTGACTTGGCTGTCGGGCATGTACTCTGTTCTATTGTCTTCCAaagtttcctgcttttgcttatttgtcaaagcactttgtacactctgtttttaaaggtgctgcTATATTACAAATAAAAGAGACACATCCTCACATCACATATCAATCTGGAACCAGGGAATGTTCTGCTTTGAAGATATGTATATGATTGATCCACAATCATAACTTAATCTTATTGGATTGACCAGACTGATTCTAGCTTGTGTTACAATGCTGGTAACTATTTATGGTACTAAATCAGGTCACATAAACGTCATTTGACTGTAACATAGCTGATGACAAAATATTGCCATCATGTCTAAAGTGTCACATCAGACAGCTGACCTTCAGTGTTGGCAGGTAATCACATAACAATGAGCTGACTAACATGTCACATGATTACAGTGTGGCTCGATCAGGTCAGTGGTTGAAAGCGAGCAAACCACAGAGGAAAACTTGGGGAGACTTCTTCTCACTGAGACGAAACCGTTCAAATCTTAATATCTGTTTCGTTATAGGTACATGTATCTACTAGCTACACAACTGAGTCCGACATCTTACATCCAGTCAGATAACAACGTGTAGTTACATTAGCTGACAGTCATATCACCGAAGTGAGCAGCTAGCTTGAAGTGTTAACAACAGCTAACACTGGCAACAACCTCGACTAGCTGCCCCAAACATGTCACAGTCGACCGGGAGCGAAGTTGTTTACATCCACAAATATAGATACAGACAGTAAAATAGTGTTAAAACTTCGAAATACCTTGTAATCCTCAGCGGGTTGCTCCATATTTCCGTCGCCTCTGTCTTGACTTCGCTTTTCCATAACAAATGTTACGTCATACTTCCTCCGTACGGAAAGCCCCGCCCCACAACGGACGTCACGACAGAGTCCCTAGCCAATCAGATCACAGTTCATTATAATAAAGTGCTTGAGAGGGACTGAAGTAGATTTATTATCAATAATACTGATTCCACTTTCACTGGACAATGTCAGACAATGTTCAGTTTGGTTTAAATATGTAATAGCAGCAAAACCAAAGATTGTTATTATAAAATTTCACATCTACAAATCCAAAAATATCTGCAAATCcttatttattatatttgaaaATTAAACCAAGCATTACATGAAATGTTTCTGCACCACCTTTAATGTGTTTGTATAAATGAATGATGTTGTCTGGTTTTGTAATTCTTTTGTAAATGTGCACCATCTACATCCTGTTCACTTCACAAAAACTGCCATCCGAATTCTCTCTGTGTTCTTTGTGTAATTAACTTAAATAAACGTGCCATTATTAAAATAATACCTTCTCTCCCAAAAGAGGCCCTATCAATATGATGAATGTCAGGATGCCAAATACAGAATTTAGTCTCTGTCTGGCAGTTTTTGTTTGCTGTGTAAGAAGAAAGTGATATCCTCCTTTAGAAGTTGATGGAGGccaaacaagagaaaagaggattatgaatatgtatttatattggTTAGTTTGTCAGAGATTCCAAATCAACTATGCTGGCAACTTCAACAGATCAACTTAATAATACACGTTGCGTTTACAAATCTCTGCTGCTCCCATGTGGCCAAAAATCACGACTGCATGTATGGTTCCAGTTCCTCATTgtggccactagagggcagtgaaCACTCATGATATTTAACACAGTTCTAGTGACAAGAGTTTCTTCTGTGTATGCCACATAGAAAAGTTGCATTTACGCAGGTTTGTTCATTGTAATGCGTTTGTTTGTTAGCCATTAAGTGATCATTCATATCATATGCAGTTTAATCATGTCTGTATTTGTCCATATGTCATTATATGCGCAGGGTTAACAATGATAGTGCATAGAGAGGTAAACAGATGGATGTTTTGGTGCTGGAGGGTTATTGATACTGTATGACTGATTAAACTGTTCCAATTAAAACtttcaaatcaatcaaaaaaagatctatcagaatcagaatctacgTTGTAACACTGAGAAATATACATATGAAGACTTAATAACAAATGCAGGATGAGGTTCATGCACAGCACAAGGTGATAATAGGTGCCTCCTGTGACATCCACAGGGAAGAAGTATTTATTTATGGTTTATCCAGAAGTGTTTATCTTTATATAATGTTTGATGCACAGGCCTATATAATTAGTAGAGATACCTTACAAACATGGCTTCTGTCATTTAAACTTTTATATTTCTTGTATGCAGTGACTTgtgtttttcccccctttctttTGAAGAACACAGTGATCGTGCCTCTTGTAGGCAGCCGGCCGTAGGTGGGCTCCAGGAGCACAAGGTGGGCCGTACACGTGCACGAGAACAAGGCGAGTACGAGCCCGCCCACAGTGCTCGGTCACGTGTACAACGTGCGTTCAGTTGGAAGTCAGTAAACAGCTGACGTCAGAGCGACGTCAAGCCAGCAAGAACTAAAGAAAACGAAAACCGGATGGGAGCCGACATCGTTAGCCTTCAAATTAAAATAGTTTAGTCACATGATACATCCATTAACGTGTCACTTCATTTGGAGGGTCCAAATTCTTTAGTtatagttgttttatttttcttctttttaattacACTGTACCTTATTTTTGACATTGCACTTAAGTCTTGCATTGCTCTAATTGGATGTAACCCTTGCTTTTTGAACTCATCGTCCATTGTTAATAGTTTTATTTCCCATTTATTACtctgtattttattattgtattttatgAGTTTACTGTGAAGCACTCTGTAACGCTGgttttgaaaagtgctttacaaataatgatattaattattatcattataactcattattaaagaaaaggaaTCTGCTGTATTTAAACCAAAGAGCAGCATATACCGTATTtaattgaatacatttaaaaacatatatatataattcacTATAaactaccacacacacatctcatttGGAGAAGAATTTACTCAAAGTGTAGCTTTGTACCTAGCTACATAAACGTGTTTTTTggacaggcttttattttggaaatcgCAACCGGAAAAGCCATTAATAATCCTTGCTAACTTGCTGCTGGTGTAGAGCCTAGCAAGGGGAGAGAACCCGTAGGAGAAGGCAGAAAACGAATGACAAAAAGAAGCAAAGCAAACGATTGTTAAACATCTGGAAACGTGGAAGAAAGAAACCGAACAGGTGGGTGAACGTCTTCCtccatttctgtcattttcgcAGGCGCGTCGCGGCGCCTGCTAAAGGCTGAAAAATGGAGGTGAAGTGTGGGTCCATCATGAGGAGGCTGCACacaacactgaataaacaacaagatcaacaacagcagctgcagcggggACAGTCACCGTGCAGAAAAGCCCGTAGCGTGCAGTTTAACCGAGACAGACGCGACTGCAAATGTGGATCAATGGAGAGGAGGGTGATTAGAAAAGGCTACAGCTAACGTTACAGTAGctacagtagctacagtcaCTAGCATAGCTTGTTGTCAGTCAGCTTACAGACGTCTGCGACTGTCACTGGACAGATTAAGTTGTTTTTGTATGCCATCTGCACGTTTTTGAATGTGTGATCACTCTCAATTCATGAACTCCCACACAAGAGTGACCACACATCTTGGAACATCTGACATGCCTTGTCATTTTAAATGCTaaccctgatttttttttttttttttttggttcgtGTTTCTCCAGGTATCACCAGCAACTTGACAACATCTCTTCTCTCCCCTGGCTCTCCAGTGTGTAAGGTCACCTCCCTATATATCATATCTTAAAGTCACCCAGTGCCTCTCTACCTGACACAGATCATTATTTTCCCCCTCCGCATCCTCACCAGTGCAAAAACGAACCGTACACCAGCAGGACAGAAGGAACGGAAGTGAGGAgattttttcaacattttgagcaAAGTCAGATGAACCTCAGCTACCAAAGTTACCTGTCGATACTGTATTAAGTttggtgcccccccccccctcccttcccaTCAATCATCAGCATTATTTCATCAAGTCAGTTCGCTTAAGAAAGCTGCAAACAGTCCTCAGCACCATTATGGCCTCCATCAACCAGACATCCGAGCCCGAGATCCCAGACAACCACAAAGAGAGCTGGCTGGCGCTGCTTTCTGCTGCGGAAACGTACTGCCAAAAGTCTGGCTGTGACCTGGCCATACTTACAGCCTGTAAGAAGTTCCGGCTGTCAGCTGGAGACGGCGATGGGAGGAGGAAACGGGAGAGCAGCAGTGCCTTTCCTAAGGAGTGTGATTTCTCCTATAATGTATGGGGTCAGGGGTTCCTGGCCGAGTCGGCGCGCCGCTACATGGAGGACATCGGCGTGCTGCACTCCACCACCATGCTAACAGCCCAAAAGCACACACGCCACtcagggggggagggaggaacaAAGCTGGTGGTTGACCTGACCGCGGACCCGGGACACAGGGGGGTGAGTGGCCTGCATGTACTCCATCCTGTAACAGGCAGTCAAAATGTTCTCTTCTGTAATAAGACatatttgttgttgtcgttTTACCAGGGCTTTACAGGAGACGGCGGCGTAGGTGGGGTCAGCCCCAACGGCAGGCTGTATTCCCAAAGCTACCCGTCCATCTACAGCTCAGGAGCTGTGACCGGGCCGGGAGACGGGCAGAACGGTAACGGAGAGAGGGAACGGGAGAAGAATGCGCTGGAGGCCGAGCGGGAGAGACAGAGGTCTGCGATTGAGGATTTGGAAGAAGAGtgtgaggatgaggaagaggaggaagacatggatgagaggaGACCATATGGGAACGAAAGTGCTGGTGAGGAGCAACGCAgatcatctgtgttttttaaatagatttatGTGCATAGAGTCTGACGTTTTCTGTCCATCTTGCTTCAGGTGTCTTCTCCATGGACGAGGACTCTCTGTCCCGGGACTGTGAGCCGTTCTTTGAGTCCgatggggaggaggagagcactGATGGTAAGATTTTGGATTGCTGACTGTCAGTGGTGACATTAGTGACATTATCCTCATACATCCTCTGCCTGTCCTAGGCTCTCTGAGCGAGGATGCTCCTCCGCCGTCTCGCGGCATGGCGATGGGTCACTCTGCGTCCCGTCACGCTCATCCAATGGCTCTGGCCCGCTCGCTGCCCGTGTCTGTGCCTGTGTGGGGCTGTAAAGGAAACAGATCCGCTCAAGGAGACAACAGCAGTGGAGAACGGGTGAGCACATATCCGTTCGCATGAAAGAATGGCAGCcaaatcgccagaataaatgtgggCAGTGTacctttctgcaaaccatggttacattgaaacattacatttctttacCTTAAATTTCCTATTTTATTGCTGTGACACAGCTATGTGCACGCTCTGGTCAGGCTTAGGcaataaaaaacacttggttaggatCAGGAGAAGGTCTCTTTAAAAACGGAGATGTTTCAACTTTTCATCACGTATATCaggtgttttgttgccacaaacgcTGCATGAAATTGACCCAAGGTCACCTTAAAATTTTCTAGGGATgccatgcttacaaatgttgaaacacaatgTTCAACTGTGGTTACTGGCTCAGCAGCCTTCATGCCCGTAATTGCACCACCATTCCCTCCACCTCCCGATATGACAGTCAGGTCAAAAACATGCAATTTGAACAcaatatgacacattttgttggTTAGCCAGTTCTCTTTAGGTATAACTTAGGTTTTATTGATTGTAAGAAGCTGCCTTAATTTATTCCAGGGTAGATCAACATGGTCCGGAGCAGGTTCACTTCAAAAGAGACTAGACTAAAATCTGTTGTGTAAAATCACATCACTACAAAAATTGAGACATCATTGAGAGTCGAGGATCCCGACAGACACAAAAGTACTGAGATTATCGTAAATTGACTCTGAGGAAGATCAGATTGACATCAGAGATGGATTTGAATCTGAGTTTATAACAAATGCAGAGATAATTTGCCAGACCAACAATGGCACAATGTTTCTGATATCATGAGGGGACTTCCTACTTTCTGAGGACTCAGTCTTTTAAGACTCAGTGAGataaaaattggaaaaaaatgtacagtcaataatacaacaaaaaatacaacatctaagtcagttttattttttatttttttgtgcttttctgCTCCGGCAGCAGAACAAGCCAACTCTGCTGTAATCCTATTCTAGTCTATTCACTCAGTAGTTCATTCATGTGATACAAAATAGCACTAAGCACTTGTCATTAAATCAAATACACTCGTTAATTTGAGTTAACTTCCAAATGTTTAACTAGCCTGGTTTAAATTCATAGatgcaaattaaaaagaaagagagaagattAATATAAAACGAAGCTGGAtgttgcttttatgtttttttggtgCCAGTTGATCCTGACATATTCTGTGCTGTCTAAAGATGCAGACAAAGAAGACTATTGTGTTCTCAGTATTCTGATGCATCATCTAACAGCCACGACGGCTCAGTTCATGTGACCGCAAAAGTACGTGTGACATTTGTGCGAGGTCGTgctgggcaaatatttcagagGGTCAGTCACCattttctggagaaaaaaaaaaatcccactgGAAGTCAGCATGGAAACACAAGAAACTTTACtgaatacatttccattttGTTCCAGATGTTCTTCTTTTAATCACCCCCTATAAAAGCTTGTCAAAAACATTCAGCCCTACATTTTTTGTCCTTCAGGTGGGCTGTGCCGACTTGGAGCACATCGCCGCTAGTATGAAGGCACTCCTGGCCCCTGGAGCCACCGATGGGACAGAA contains:
- the tbc1d17 gene encoding TBC1 domain family member 17 translates to MEKRSQDRGDGNMEQPAEDYKLIFEKEGVYLHTNAKRSNQDTTIPGFIRVVERAGVPALEWSPLEDEGRSAPAVLYTKKDGEGGEEDTHFDPGYEPDWAVISTVKKDREHVPVRDSGQWSFSLPLSELYSLRRARFSLGRNFLVLTSRGGHPLPPLHFHRGGTRELFRALQRYIILDQSPVDGRLFLAYPCDSGALSQSFDKLQLLDEGGSDLVMRFIHDPYATTFGGFSKVTNFFRAALRPPDSQVYSRTAQDPSLPPQSDEEPGFELITCGVELGPRPDVTRGQPLDKWEEFLDPEGRVKNPEKVKELVFKGGVTPPLRKEVWKFLLGFYPWNSTAKEREDILRVKTDEYFRMKVQWKSVSEEQEMRNSLLRGYRSLIERDVSRTDRHNTFFSGNDNPGLTLLHDVLMTYCMYNFDLGYVQGMSDLLSPILFVTQNEVESFWCLTGFMELLHQNFEESQEAMKHQLIQLSILLKALDPELCDFLDSQDSGSLCFCFRWLLIWFKREFSFEDILILWEVLWTRLPCDNFHLLIACSILQSQRGELIGSDHDFNTILKHINELTMKLDLQSVLRGAEAIYQQLIQCKELPIKVQQVLGLYIPSSSEEDSPDSQTSETQRLLAQSQAEAASCSSASGPTYP
- the akt1s1 gene encoding uncharacterized protein akt1s1, which encodes MASINQTSEPEIPDNHKESWLALLSAAETYCQKSGCDLAILTACKKFRLSAGDGDGRRKRESSSAFPKECDFSYNVWGQGFLAESARRYMEDIGVLHSTTMLTAQKHTRHSGGEGGTKLVVDLTADPGHRGGFTGDGGVGGVSPNGRLYSQSYPSIYSSGAVTGPGDGQNGNGEREREKNALEAERERQRSAIEDLEEECEDEEEEEDMDERRPYGNESAGVFSMDEDSLSRDCEPFFESDGEEESTDGSLSEDAPPPSRGMAMGHSASRHAHPMALARSLPVSVPVWGCKGNRSAQGDNSSGERVGCADLEHIAASMKALLAPGATDGTEMFGALPRPRLNTGDFSLKH